DNA sequence from the Pedobacter schmidteae genome:
CCAGAATGGCACCAAGGTCGTCCACAATGGCCAGCGCAGCTAAAAATACTTTTAAGGAAGTCGGTACACTTTTTCCCAGCATCGAAATGATGGCCAAAGCAAAAGCGATGTCGGTAGCCATAGGGATTCCCCAGCCGGATGCAGTAGACTGTCCTTTATTAAACAAAAAGTAAATGAATGCCGGAACCAGCATTCCACCTAAGGCAGCTACAACAGGTAAGGAGGCTTTTTTGACTGAAGACAATTCTCCTTCCACCATCTCCCGTTTAATTTCCAGTCCTACCAACAGGAAAAAAACAGCCATCAATGCATCATTGATCCAGGCCGAAACGGTAAAAGAATAAACTGCAGTCCCGAAGGTAAAACCGAAGTCGGTGGCCAAAAAACTGGCAAATTGCCCCGCATAGGATGAGTTGGCGATGAAAAGGGAAACCGCTACACAAAACAGTAAAATTATGCCGCCAATTTGTCCCGAACGAAAAAAATCTTTGAAAGCCTGTAGGTTCAATAATTTAGCCATATGGGTAAATATAGCTATTTTAGATAAAACTTAGAGAAAGCTGTCCAGGTCCCCTTTGCCTTCACGAATGACTTCAAATTCTCCCGAGGTGCAATCTACAACTGTAGAAGCCTCATTATCACCATAGCCTCCGTCAATTACCAGATCTACCGTTTCTTCGTATTTTTCATGAATTAGTTCGGGATCTGTAGAATATTCAATTACTTCATCGTCATCGCGTATTGAGCTGGAAAGGATTGGATTGCCCAGTTGTCTTACAATCTCTCTGGCAATGTCATTGTCTGGTACCCTGATACCGACTGTTTTTTTGTTAGAGCTTAACAGTTTTGGTACGTTGTTGTTAGCATTTAAAATAAAAGTGAAGGGGCCTGGTAATGCTTTTTTTAAGACCCTGAATGTTGCTGTGTCAATTGGTTTAATGTAATCTGAAATATGCCTCAAATCGGAGCAGATGAAAGAAAAGTTAGCCTTTTCGGGCTTTATTCCTCTTATGCGACATATTTTTTCAATGGCTTTTTGATTGGTAATGTCGCAGCCCAAACCATAAACCGTATCAGTAGGGTAAATGATTAATCCGCCCTTCTTTAGCACTTCAACAACTTGCTCAATGGCTTTTGGATTTGGGTTCTCGGGATAGATTTTGATAAGCATATGTAAAATTAAACAAATCTTAGGCCGAAATCGGATATTTATTAGTCAATTGGCATGTTTTTTAGTAATTTGATACGTATGAGAAAAGCATTCATCGCTATTGCAGCATTTTTAGTAGCGCTTACCGTAATGTTAGGCCTTACTTATCCGCCCTTATGGTGGTTGTTTATTTTTACCGGTCCGGTTGTTTTGTTGGGTGTCTACGATCTCTATCAACCCAAACACAGTATTGTTCGAAATTACCCTGTTGTGGGACGGTTAAGGTATTTTATGGAAGATCTGAGGCCCAAAATTTATCAGTATTTTGTAGAGAGTGATACCAATGGTAAACCATTTAGCCGCTTAAACCGCTCTTTGATTTATCAAAGGGCCAAAATGGAGAATGATACCATTCCATTTGGAACGCAGTTGGATGTATACGAAAATGGATATGAATGGTTAAGTCATAGTATTTCTGCTATCAGTCACCATGAACTGGATGAAGACCCACGGGTATTGGTTGGGGGGCCAGCTTGCTTAAAGCCTTATTCTGCCAGTATTTATAATATTTCGGCCATGAGCTTCGGTTCACTAAGTCAGAATGCTATTCTGGCCCTAAATGGCGGAGCGAAGTTGGGTAATTTTGCTCACAATACGGGCGAAGGAGGGATAAGTGATTATCATGCCAACCCTGGTGGCGATTTGATCTGGCAGATTGGTACCGGATATTTTGGTTGTCGCAATCATGACGATGGTTCTTTTAATCCGGAAGCTTTTGCCGAACGTTCCCAATCGGATCAGGTCAGGATGATAGAAATTAAGCTTTCACAGGGCGCTAAACCAGGGCACGGTGGTATTCTGCCTGCCAGAAAGGTAACGCCCGAAATTGCCAGGATAAGGTTGGTTAAGGAAGGTTTTGATGTAATCTCGCCACCTGCCCATTCGGCATTTAAAACGCCTCTTGAATTGATAGGCTTCGTGAAGCAGCTGCGCGACCTTTCGGGCGGCAAGCCTATTGGTATAAAGTTGTGTATAGGTCGGAGAAGTGAGTTTTTTGCCATATGCAAAGCGATGGTGGAAACTGGTATTTATGTAGATTTTGTTACGGTAGATGGAGGTGAAGGAGGTACGGGAGCCTCGCCGCAGGAGTTTTCAAATGCGGTAGGTATGCCATTGCGCGAAGCGGTAGCATTTGTATACGATGTGTTGAGTGGTTTTGATCTTAAAAAACACATCAAAATTATTGCTTCGGGAAAGGTCGCTTCTGGTTTTGACCTGGTGAAAAACATTGCACTGGGTGCCGATCTCTGTAACTCGGCAAGGGGAATGATGTTTGCGTTGGGGTGTATACAAGCATTGGAATGTAATAGTAATACGTGTCCTACAGGTGTAGCTACGCAAGATCCGAGTTTGATGAAAGGACTGGTGGTAGAAGACAAGAAAGTCAGGGTGTTTAATTTTCATAGACTTACGGTGGCCAGTGCGGTCGAATTGCTAGGCGCTGCAGGTTTACACCACCCGTATCAGCTTACCAGGGCTTATATCAATCGCCGGATCTCTCCAAATGCCATGCAGTCGTACATGGAGAGCTTCCCGTACATTCCTGAAGGAAGTTTACTGCAAACACCTTATCCTATCCGGTTTGAGTTGGGGATGGCATTAAGTACTTCCAATAGTTTTATGCCTACTGATTATAAAGTATCGATGGTGGATTATGCACATGCCAATTCTTATTCAGAGGATATCAATGACCATAATCATAGTTCTTAAGCCTTATATTAAATAAAAGTCGGCTGTATTTGTTATACAGCCGACTTTTTATGTATACCGTCATTCTGAATTTATTTCAGAATGACAACTGTAGTTTAATTTTCAATAATCACACGATTCCCTTGATTAAAACTCAGCATTTTTAGGGAAACGAGGGAAAGCAATTACGTCGCGGATATTGGTCATTCCGCTTACAAATAAAACCAATCGCTCAAAGCCTAATCCGAAGCCGGCATGTGGTGCCGATCCGAATCGTCTGGTGTCTAAAAACCACCAAAGTTCTTCCTGAGGGATATTCATCAGTTCCATTCTTTCGGTTAGCTTATCCATTCTTTCTTCCCTTGCCGATCCGCCAACAATTTCACCTATTCCAGGGAAAAGGATATCCATTGCTGCTACCGTTTTTCTACCCAGCTCATCAGGTTCATTCTGACGCATATAAAATGATTTGATATCAGCAGGGTAATCGGTTAAGATCACTGGCTTTTTAAAATGTTTTTCAACCAGGTAGCGTTCGTGTTCCGACTGAAGATCTGCTCCCCACTCATCAATCAAATATTTGAATTGTTTCTTCTGGTTAGGTTTAGACGATTTCAATATCTTGATGGCTTCAGTATAAGTGATGCGCTCAAAATCGTTGGTTACACAGAAGTTCAATTTATCCAGTAACGATAGTTCACTACGCTCATTTTGAGGTTTAGACTTTTCTTCTTCCAGTAAGCGGCTGTTTAAAAAATCCAACTCTTCTTTGCAGTTTTTAAGTGCATAGTCTATCAGGTACTTCAACATGTCTTCTGCCAAATTCA
Encoded proteins:
- a CDS encoding FMN-binding glutamate synthase family protein; translated protein: MRKAFIAIAAFLVALTVMLGLTYPPLWWLFIFTGPVVLLGVYDLYQPKHSIVRNYPVVGRLRYFMEDLRPKIYQYFVESDTNGKPFSRLNRSLIYQRAKMENDTIPFGTQLDVYENGYEWLSHSISAISHHELDEDPRVLVGGPACLKPYSASIYNISAMSFGSLSQNAILALNGGAKLGNFAHNTGEGGISDYHANPGGDLIWQIGTGYFGCRNHDDGSFNPEAFAERSQSDQVRMIEIKLSQGAKPGHGGILPARKVTPEIARIRLVKEGFDVISPPAHSAFKTPLELIGFVKQLRDLSGGKPIGIKLCIGRRSEFFAICKAMVETGIYVDFVTVDGGEGGTGASPQEFSNAVGMPLREAVAFVYDVLSGFDLKKHIKIIASGKVASGFDLVKNIALGADLCNSARGMMFALGCIQALECNSNTCPTGVATQDPSLMKGLVVEDKKVRVFNFHRLTVASAVELLGAAGLHHPYQLTRAYINRRISPNAMQSYMESFPYIPEGSLLQTPYPIRFELGMALSTSNSFMPTDYKVSMVDYAHANSYSEDINDHNHSS
- a CDS encoding L-threonylcarbamoyladenylate synthase, giving the protein MLIKIYPENPNPKAIEQVVEVLKKGGLIIYPTDTVYGLGCDITNQKAIEKICRIRGIKPEKANFSFICSDLRHISDYIKPIDTATFRVLKKALPGPFTFILNANNNVPKLLSSNKKTVGIRVPDNDIAREIVRQLGNPILSSSIRDDDEVIEYSTDPELIHEKYEETVDLVIDGGYGDNEASTVVDCTSGEFEVIREGKGDLDSFL